The genomic DNA GATGCACATAACGAGGCGGATAACCTGCGGACCGATGAATACCGCGATGATGTGCGCCAGCGTCTGATGCTAATTGAGCAACATTTGGCAAATATTAACCGCGATAAGAAATAGTGAACACGGCTGAAGTCGCTGTGCCTTAAATGCAAACCAGCGTAGAGGGTACGAAAACCTGCGATGCAGGAAAAACATGAGGCATATGATGCGGGCGCTAAAACTTATTGCGGCACTCTTTGTGGTTTTGGGCCTTGTGGCCTGTGGCGGTGATCCAAAGTTCCGGACCTATAATGGACCAGAAGTGACCAAGGTTGTGGTCTATAAAGACGCGCGCAAAATGCAGCTATTCCACCACGGAAAAATTCTGAAAACCTATGACATGGCGATGGGCTTTGCCCCTGAGGGCCATAAACAGTTTGAGGGTGACGGCAAAACGCCGGAGGGGCTTTATTATATCGACCGCCGCAATCCGCGCAGCCGGTTCCACCTGTCTATCGGGATCAGCTATCCCAACAAGGCCG from Pseudorhodobacter turbinis includes the following:
- a CDS encoding L,D-transpeptidase family protein encodes the protein MRALKLIAALFVVLGLVACGGDPKFRTYNGPEVTKVVVYKDARKMQLFHHGKILKTYDMAMGFAPEGHKQFEGDGKTPEGLYYIDRRNPRSRFHLSIGISYPNKADIAYAKARGKEPGGEIFIHGRSGYNGGNKGDWTWGCIAVTDREMEEIYSMVRDGTPIHIYR